Part of the Penaeus vannamei isolate JL-2024 chromosome 9, ASM4276789v1, whole genome shotgun sequence genome is shown below.
AAAGGCGGGTGTGTGGGTACGAGAAGACGTCTTCTAAGGCTTTAGGAGGACTCACCTGAAGATGCCGGCGGGGCGGTCGAGCCAGCGGATGTAGATGGGCGAGTAGCGCGGGTTGTGCAGGAGGTCGAGCAGGAACCGCCACAGCAGGACGCGCGACCCGGGGCTGGGGGACACGCCGCCCCTGCCCGAGCTGGTGCCGCCCACGGAGTCTGGGGGAAAGGACAGGGGTGTCagggctttttttttggggggagggggagagagggagggagggagggagggagggagggagggagggagggagggagggagaggaggaggagagagagagagagagagagagagagagagagagagagagagaaagcaagaaagaaagaaagaaagaaagaaagaaagagagagagagagaaaaagaacgaaagagagtgagagagagagagagagagagagagagagagagagagagagagagagagagagaaagaaagaaagaaagaaagaaagaaaaagagagagagagagagagagagaaagagacagagagagagagagagagagagagagagagataataaagagagagagagagagagagagagagagagagagagacagagagagagtgagagagagagagagagagaaagagagagagagaaagagagagagagagagagagaaagagagagagagagagagagagagagagagagagagagagacagacagacagagagaaacagaaatacagacagacagacagaaatacggacagacagacacgcatacatacatacatatatgagatatTACAATAATGTCTTTTTGGTGCAGGGATCGCCACAGGGCGTCCTGCGGTGGCGGCGCTTACCCGTGCCGAGGGCGGGGAGGttgggcgtggtgggcgtggaGGGCGTGGAGGGCGTGAGCGGCTCGTGCAGCGACGACCTGGAGAGCGAGGAGGTGAAGCGCCGTTTGTCGTGGAGGGTGGGGGACGCCGGGAGGTCGCCCTTGGGAGAGGCCGGGTTGGAGGCCGAGGTCGTGGGGTGCAGGAGGCGCGAGGGCGGCACCAGGCTCAGCCCGCCGGCGCCCTCCTGGGGGCGGGACAGACAGCGTCATTAACggctcttctctatcttttcttctgtaTCTGATTAATAGAATATTTCAACCTTCCTTCCGTCTCAAACTCATGACCCTACTTGACCCGACGCAGCACTCACCTTGTCGAGCGAGAGGTCACTCGGCGCCAGGTCCTCCCCCAGGGGCGGCGCGGACCGGGGCGGGCTTGGGGGGTCGCCGGAGAAGAAGGGACTGCCATGGGGGCGCGGCTGGGGCGGGGCGGAGGCCGGGGGCGTGCACCGCGGGGGGAAGGCAGCCAGGTCGCTCtcgagggaggagggcagaggctCGCCCTTGAAGCGCTTGCTCACCTGCAGGACGACgtcgagggggaaggagaggagagaatgagatcgAGAGCCTTCGTCTGGCGCTCagcttatctctcttatcatatAGGATTGAAGAATAACTGACTTTACGAGCTGGTTGAAAGAGCTCAAAGATAGACAAACGCCTGTGAACGTGTTGTGAGTATGAAACAGGAGGAATTGCaggtctctttctattttctattaacATCGGATTGGAATTTTATGAAACGTGATGGATACAAGGAAATATTCTGTATCTTAATTCTAACACTTGCGATGCGTTACCGGTTTGATTGATAACTTCTCAATAATTCCTAAATTCATACATTCCCAACTCCTAAGGAAGTAATAAAGGCTTAATGATGACAGCTTATAACCCTGTCAACTGAACCAACATCCTCCTACCTGTTCCTCAGCGAGCGAGGGCGAGGCGGTGGACCTCTTGTGCCCCGGCGAGCCCTCGACCTGCGTGGGCGTCGGCGGCGAGGACGAGCTGGCCGGGGGCGTGAAGGTGAACCTCTTGGGCTCAGACCGGAAGAACCGCGACCGGTAAGACGGCGCCGCGGTCTGGCGAGCGGCGGCCGGCGAGGAGGGCGCTGGGGAGCCGTCCACGCGCAGGGAGGTGATGTCCAGGTCCTCGGCCAGCTGCGGGGGGGCAcggtcaggagggggagggggagggggaggaatgacaACGAAGATATGATGACAAATAAGAGGTGAATGTGTGATGATTGTGTTTCTTTGTGCTcggattttctcttatttctaggACGATATATCATATGAATTGTCTTTATTCTAAGACGATATATTTTGAATTGTCTTTATTCTAGGACGATATATTTTGAATTGTCTTTATTCTAGGACGATATATTTTGAATTGTCTTTAAGCTAGGACAATACATTATATGGATTGTCTTTATTCTTGGACGTTATACTATATGAATTGGCCTTATTCTAAGACGATATATTACAGTATACGAATTGTCTTTATCCTAGGACGATACATTTCGAATTGTCTTTATTCTAGGACAATATATCATACGAATTGTCTTTACTCTAGGCCGATATATCATATGAATTGTCTTTATGCTAGgatgatacattatatatctaaatCATCTTTATTCCAGGACGACATATGACAGAAACAACTTCTATTCTAcgactttccttctcctcctcctccttaaaaaaaaaaaaaaaacacacaggccCTTTCGCTctcaccttcaccacctcctgCAGCTCCTGAGTGGGCACGTCGACGCAGCCGGTGTAGCAGAAGGAGAGGATGTAGCGGAGGTGGCGGGGTTGTGCGCCGCGAACAACCACAACCGGATGTTGGCCGACTGGGACGTTCttcaggggggggaaggggggaaggggtggggagagggggggagaggggtgcgtTAATCAGAGGTATTTCTGGGTGGTGGAAAAGGTCTTGAAGAAAAAGTTAGaggtgactttgtgtgtgtgtgtgtgtggggggggggggggggatgtgtgtgttagaggtgactttgtgtgtgtgtgtttgtgtgtgtgtgtgtgtgtgtgtgtgtgtgtgtgtgtgtgtgtgtgtgtgtgtgtgtgtgtgtgtgtgtgtgtgtgtgtgtgtgtgtgtgtttgtttgtctctttgtttgtgagtatgcgtgtttgttttaaaataacaataatagtagtaataataataatgataccaatagtaataatgatgatgctgataatgataataaaaataattatgataataataatagaaaataatgatgataataataataatgagaataatgataataataataataatagtagtagtagtagtagtgcagtagtaatagaagtagtaatagtagcaataataatagatgaaaacgacaatgaaaataaccatcaataataaataatagatgaaaatagataacaatagatgaaaacgacaataaaaataaacatcaattACAAAACCCACAAAAAATGATTCTAAAACCCCCACCTGCAACACGGATCGGAAGAAGGAGCTGGCGGCGGCGAGCACGATCctgtgggcggggaaggaggcGCCCTTGGTGGCCAGTGTGGCATCGGCCGAGGCGGGGTCCTGCTCGAGGCGTGCCAGGTGCTGTGCCAGGTGGTTGCCGTGGCCCTCCCACCGGACGCGGTACTCCTCCTCTGCCACGGTCGGGGTGGGCGTCGTCCACCTGCTGGAGGGGAAGATGGCGGGGGTTACGGGCGTATGTGGTTATTCCCggcgtttgttattgttgttattattattattattaatattgttattaatactattattattatcattactattattattattattattattattatcattattattattattattattattatcattatcgttatcattattgctattattattattattattattattattattattattattattattattatcattattgttattattattattattattattattattattattattattattgctattattaataggGTTAGaggttattccttt
Proteins encoded:
- the LOC113803078 gene encoding protein bric-a-brac 1; its protein translation is PAIFPSSRWTTPTPTVAEEEYRVRWEGHGNHLAQHLARLEQDPASADATLATKGASFPAHRIVLAAASSFFRSVLQNVPVGQHPVVVVRGAQPRHLRYILSFCYTGCVDVPTQELQEVVKLAEDLDITSLRVDGSPAPSSPAAARQTAAPSYRSRFFRSEPKRFTFTPPASSSSPPTPTQVEGSPGHKRSTASPSLAEEQVSKRFKGEPLPSSLESDLAAFPPRCTPPASAPPQPRPHGSPFFSGDPPSPPRSAPPLGEDLAPSDLSLDKEGAGGLSLVPPSRLLHPTTSASNPASPKGDLPASPTLHDKRRFTSSLSRSSLHEPLTPSTPSTPTTPNLPALGTDSVGGTSSGRGGVSPSPGSRVLLWRFLLDLLHNPRYSPIYIRWLDRPAGIFRIMESDMVAQLWGMARKNNNMNYEKMSRGMRTYYKRGILFHIDGTKLIYKFNTSEPEIQQRMRYYDLTQTSQSSSDSAAEQSNSSLLSPSLSTFPSLQSLPNLPTLPVAVTSAASTIDNLYSPLLRDQLHPSLLYEPYMSLFRASQRELF